In Crateriforma spongiae, the following proteins share a genomic window:
- a CDS encoding VanZ family protein has protein sequence METTAPMDRLPIVSLIRAITVGLLVVIAVVGLLLMPVPMDSRASSALGDLVHAPLFGGLALGTLVFLGRLWPIHDRSQHVWIRLLIVATAWFLFGATMEVVQQWAGRTGRLHDALANGWGIVAGCSLYVLLRQWNHPNRRRWMVGCLGLSVFAMFLAWKDPVAELLDFARVRTQFPLLASFESPRGLARWHCDDCRVEHSTRGVTDGQQSMKVVFSVSPHPAATLIDVPTDWSGFDTLELDVLVDDESASESFDFVLKVIDQHHADYHADTFRRTWRLTRGQQTHLVIHRDEVIAGPDDRDLDASRIKFLSLQVLQPDQPTVLYVDRIGLQFDSNPTPN, from the coding sequence ATGGAAACGACCGCACCGATGGATCGTCTGCCGATCGTTTCGTTGATCCGCGCGATCACCGTCGGGTTGCTGGTGGTCATCGCCGTTGTGGGGTTGTTGTTGATGCCGGTGCCGATGGACAGCCGCGCCTCGTCGGCCCTGGGCGATTTGGTTCACGCCCCGCTGTTCGGCGGTTTGGCACTGGGAACGCTGGTGTTTCTTGGGCGGTTGTGGCCGATCCATGATCGTTCCCAGCACGTCTGGATTCGCCTGCTGATCGTCGCGACGGCTTGGTTTCTGTTCGGCGCGACGATGGAAGTGGTTCAGCAGTGGGCCGGACGCACCGGGCGGCTGCACGATGCATTGGCCAACGGCTGGGGGATCGTGGCGGGGTGCAGTCTGTATGTGTTGCTGCGTCAATGGAATCATCCCAATCGTCGGCGCTGGATGGTCGGATGTTTGGGGCTTTCCGTGTTTGCGATGTTTCTGGCGTGGAAAGATCCCGTTGCCGAACTATTGGATTTTGCCCGCGTCAGGACACAGTTTCCGCTTCTGGCCTCGTTCGAATCGCCGCGAGGTTTGGCACGCTGGCACTGCGACGATTGTCGTGTCGAACACTCGACGCGTGGTGTGACCGACGGCCAACAGTCGATGAAGGTTGTGTTTTCGGTATCACCGCATCCGGCCGCGACGCTGATCGATGTCCCCACGGACTGGTCGGGCTTTGACACCTTGGAATTGGATGTTTTGGTAGATGACGAGTCCGCTTCGGAATCGTTCGACTTTGTATTGAAGGTGATTGATCAGCATCACGCCGACTATCATGCCGACACCTTTCGCCGGACTTGGCGACTGACGCGTGGCCAGCAAACGCACCTAGTGATCCATCGCGACGAAGTGATCGCCGGTCCGGATGATCGCGATTTGGATGCAAGCCGGATCAAGTTTCTAAGTCTGCAAGTGCTGCAACCGGATCAACCGACCGTTTTGTATGTCGACCGTATCGGCTTGCAGTTTGATTCCAATCCAACACCCAATTGA
- a CDS encoding BNR-4 repeat-containing protein — MNEKAMARHQALTTGIGIGPPRRHLLWCGPVALLVGLAIPAISTVAQEVGPNPSTVSGESVRRINGYRGIWFTLGQFYGQGEDGGYIPMRRQPTFPYGDKYSGGLATYTAKHVPLAVHCPEVDKTFFVYGGAPEDEQRYLLCMVSYYDHRTGQVPRPVVVHDKGGVDDPHDNPSLLIDDQGYLWIFVSGRGRTRPGYKYRSRSPYSIDGFEQIREEELTYPQPWWIDGLETPFVHLFTKYTGVRELYIERSIDGRNWTEDQKLAGILRDGDRAGGHYQTSAVWRQRIGTFFNRHPGGNVDKRTDLYYLQSDDGGVTWTDVEGNPVETPVVDVDHSCRVRDYESDGRNVYLKNMVFDDQGRPACLIVTSGGHEPGPPNAPRRLKLVRWTDTAWVENQITQVDHNYDMGSLIIHNDQWIVMVPSDAGPQADHGGGEIVRWISRDAGATWQRQNAVTENSIRNHNYVRHPVDAADPFFVFWADGNPTELSPSRLYFADSTGRRVHMLPDQMDADKAPVQVIDFDASVPTKNAAP, encoded by the coding sequence ATGAACGAGAAGGCGATGGCCAGGCATCAAGCATTGACGACGGGAATTGGAATCGGGCCGCCGCGTCGTCATCTTTTGTGGTGCGGTCCCGTCGCGTTGCTGGTCGGGTTGGCTATTCCGGCGATATCGACCGTCGCGCAAGAGGTCGGCCCGAATCCATCGACGGTGTCCGGCGAATCGGTACGCCGGATCAACGGGTATCGTGGGATCTGGTTCACGCTGGGCCAGTTTTACGGACAGGGCGAAGATGGCGGTTACATTCCGATGCGACGCCAGCCGACCTTTCCCTACGGCGACAAGTACTCCGGCGGTCTGGCCACTTACACCGCCAAGCATGTTCCGCTGGCCGTTCACTGCCCCGAGGTCGACAAAACGTTTTTTGTTTACGGCGGTGCGCCCGAAGACGAACAGCGATATCTGTTGTGCATGGTGTCGTATTACGACCACCGAACCGGCCAAGTGCCCCGCCCCGTCGTCGTGCATGACAAAGGCGGCGTCGACGACCCGCATGACAACCCCAGTCTGTTGATTGACGACCAAGGCTATCTATGGATCTTTGTCAGCGGACGCGGTCGAACGCGGCCGGGATACAAGTACCGCAGTCGAAGTCCGTATTCGATCGACGGGTTCGAACAAATCCGCGAAGAAGAACTGACCTATCCTCAGCCTTGGTGGATCGATGGTTTGGAAACCCCCTTCGTGCATCTTTTCACCAAATACACCGGTGTGCGCGAGTTGTATATCGAACGCAGCATCGACGGGCGGAATTGGACCGAAGATCAAAAGCTGGCGGGCATTCTTCGTGACGGGGACCGTGCCGGCGGACACTATCAAACCAGTGCCGTATGGCGACAACGCATCGGGACATTTTTCAACAGACATCCCGGTGGCAACGTGGATAAGCGAACGGATTTGTACTACCTGCAGTCCGACGACGGCGGCGTCACCTGGACTGATGTCGAAGGCAACCCAGTGGAAACGCCCGTTGTCGACGTCGACCATTCGTGCCGAGTCCGTGATTACGAGTCGGACGGTCGCAATGTGTATCTGAAGAATATGGTCTTTGATGACCAAGGACGTCCGGCATGCTTGATCGTCACCAGCGGCGGACATGAACCGGGGCCGCCCAATGCGCCGCGTCGATTGAAGCTGGTTCGCTGGACAGACACCGCCTGGGTCGAAAACCAGATCACGCAGGTGGACCACAACTATGACATGGGATCACTGATCATTCACAATGATCAGTGGATCGTGATGGTTCCGTCCGACGCGGGACCGCAGGCGGACCACGGTGGTGGTGAAATCGTTCGCTGGATCAGTCGGGACGCCGGGGCGACGTGGCAACGACAAAATGCGGTGACCGAAAACAGTATCCGCAACCACAACTATGTACGGCATCCCGTCGACGCTGCGGATCCGTTCTTTGTGTTTTGGGCGGACGGAAACCCGACGGAATTGTCGCCCTCGCGATTGTACTTTGCCGATTCGACCGGCCGACGCGTCCATATGCTGCCCGATCAAATGGACGCGGACAAGGCTCCGGTGCAAGTAATTGATTTCGATGCGTCCGTGCCAACGAAGAACGCAGCGCCCTGA
- a CDS encoding Gfo/Idh/MocA family protein, with amino-acid sequence MNTSRRRFLQTTAAGSAVAMSGPLRAADDNGKLRLAAIGVGGSRGRYNRGRSIALSAAGFANMIAVCDVDDLHAKEFNEEHFGGKLNTYRDYRELLEQEKPDVVTIGTPDHWHVPIAIAALRSGAHVYCEKPLTLTIDEGKQIRKVVEETGKVFQVGTQQRSAKDLFLTAIAMVQTGRLGDNVNAYVAIGGAPEGGPFDVTDAPKDIDWNLWLGPAPDKGYCEERRRFFRWYFEYSGGKMTDWGAHHIDIAQWALAPGETGPVKVSGKGQFPKIVPDDYNWESFLNGEASLPNGYNTAMKFNIELTYENGSVLSVNDHYTRENDNVNFPNGILFEGEKGRIFVNRGKLEGRPVDALTDADRAELDEKITELCKGKKPGGHMGNFFECISDGGLPISDVWTHHRTMTSCHLCNIALMLGRDLTWDPKAERFVGDEQANALLSRKSREVART; translated from the coding sequence ATGAATACGTCTCGTCGCCGCTTCCTGCAAACCACCGCTGCGGGTTCCGCCGTCGCAATGTCCGGTCCTTTGCGTGCCGCCGACGACAACGGCAAACTTCGCTTGGCGGCGATCGGGGTCGGTGGCAGTCGCGGTCGATACAACCGGGGACGATCCATCGCGTTGTCTGCCGCGGGATTCGCCAACATGATTGCCGTTTGTGACGTCGACGACTTGCATGCCAAGGAGTTCAACGAAGAACACTTTGGCGGCAAGCTGAACACCTATCGCGACTATCGCGAATTGCTGGAACAAGAAAAGCCGGACGTCGTCACCATCGGTACCCCGGATCACTGGCACGTTCCGATCGCCATTGCTGCCCTGCGCAGCGGCGCGCACGTCTATTGCGAAAAACCGTTGACGTTGACCATCGACGAAGGCAAACAGATTCGGAAGGTTGTGGAAGAAACCGGCAAGGTGTTCCAAGTCGGCACACAACAACGCAGTGCCAAAGACTTGTTCTTGACCGCGATCGCCATGGTCCAAACCGGACGCTTGGGCGACAACGTCAACGCCTATGTCGCGATCGGTGGTGCCCCCGAAGGCGGACCGTTTGACGTCACCGACGCCCCGAAAGACATCGATTGGAATCTTTGGCTGGGCCCGGCGCCCGACAAGGGCTATTGCGAAGAACGTCGTCGCTTCTTCCGTTGGTACTTTGAATACTCCGGCGGCAAGATGACCGACTGGGGTGCCCACCACATCGACATTGCCCAGTGGGCATTGGCCCCCGGCGAAACTGGACCGGTCAAAGTCAGCGGTAAAGGACAGTTCCCCAAAATTGTTCCGGACGATTACAACTGGGAATCGTTCCTGAACGGCGAAGCGTCGTTGCCCAACGGTTACAACACCGCGATGAAGTTCAATATCGAATTGACCTATGAAAATGGTTCGGTGTTGAGCGTCAATGATCACTACACGCGGGAAAACGACAACGTCAACTTCCCCAACGGCATCCTGTTCGAAGGCGAAAAGGGTCGCATCTTTGTCAATCGTGGGAAACTGGAAGGTCGCCCCGTGGACGCGTTGACCGACGCCGACCGTGCCGAACTGGATGAGAAGATCACCGAGCTTTGCAAAGGCAAGAAGCCCGGTGGTCACATGGGCAACTTCTTTGAATGCATCAGCGACGGCGGACTGCCGATCTCCGATGTCTGGACGCACCATCGCACGATGACGTCATGCCACCTGTGCAACATCGCCCTGATGCTGGGCCGTGACCTGACTTGGGATCCCAAGGCGGAACGTTTCGTCGGCGATGAACAGGCCAACGCTTTGTTGAGCCGTAAGTCGCGTGAAGTCGCCCGCACCTAA
- a CDS encoding DegQ family serine endoprotease, with product MQKQFHKLSMVLGAMLTGALLTGVVTSLPSGLRSDAYADQQASARSAQQNLAKQNLSTAQDLSTAFRNVADAIRPSVVSISTARTMLVRGGGGMNELPPEFRRSLPPGFEDFFDFDRRRGNRGNSSPERRRMQTGMGSGVIVRADGYILTNNHVVANADEVTVELSDGTELTAEVVGTDPPTDLAVLKVDQDGLMPVAIGSSDNIQVGDWVLAIGSPFGLDQTVTAGIISGKNRVQGIVGNGNGYEDFLQTDAAINPGNSGGPLVNLRGELVGINTAIASRSGGNNGIGFAIPVSLAKPILSSIIETGKVQRGFLGAQVGDVNSATSEEFGLKVKQGALISSVLDDQPAAQAGLQPGDVVTDIDGKTIRSGTQLRNYVASRKPGSTINMTVNRNGNEVDISVKLGELNEDAIALFSDGGTLGVTVQPLTSDTAKRYGYDADEEGLLVTGVEDGSAAAEHGIQPGDIIKKANGEDVRSDKDLEKAAAAARQSGQSLRLTVRRENSLMMIPVPLD from the coding sequence ATGCAGAAGCAGTTTCACAAGCTCAGTATGGTGCTCGGCGCAATGTTGACCGGAGCCCTTCTAACCGGCGTTGTGACCAGTCTGCCATCGGGCCTACGCAGCGATGCGTATGCGGACCAACAGGCCAGCGCCCGAAGTGCCCAACAAAATTTGGCCAAGCAAAACCTCAGCACGGCTCAAGATCTTTCGACCGCGTTTCGAAACGTGGCCGACGCCATTCGTCCATCGGTGGTCAGCATCAGTACGGCGCGAACGATGCTGGTGCGTGGCGGTGGCGGCATGAACGAATTGCCGCCGGAGTTTCGACGCAGTTTGCCGCCCGGATTCGAAGACTTCTTTGACTTCGATCGCCGCCGGGGCAACCGCGGAAATTCGTCTCCCGAGCGCCGCCGCATGCAAACCGGCATGGGCAGCGGTGTGATCGTTCGCGCCGACGGTTACATCCTGACCAATAACCACGTCGTCGCCAACGCCGACGAAGTCACCGTCGAACTAAGCGACGGGACCGAGTTGACCGCGGAAGTCGTCGGCACCGATCCGCCGACCGACTTGGCCGTGTTGAAAGTCGACCAAGATGGCTTGATGCCGGTCGCCATCGGCAGCAGCGACAATATCCAAGTCGGTGATTGGGTGCTGGCCATCGGCAGCCCCTTCGGACTGGATCAAACGGTGACCGCCGGCATCATCAGCGGAAAGAACCGGGTTCAAGGCATCGTCGGTAACGGCAACGGATACGAAGACTTCCTGCAAACCGATGCCGCGATCAACCCGGGCAATTCCGGCGGACCACTGGTCAACCTGCGTGGCGAATTGGTCGGCATCAATACGGCCATCGCATCGCGCAGCGGCGGCAACAACGGGATTGGTTTCGCCATCCCCGTGTCGCTGGCCAAGCCGATCCTGTCGTCGATCATCGAAACCGGAAAAGTCCAACGTGGCTTCTTGGGTGCCCAGGTCGGTGACGTCAACAGCGCGACGTCTGAAGAATTCGGCTTGAAGGTCAAACAGGGCGCGTTGATCAGCAGTGTCTTGGACGACCAGCCGGCCGCCCAAGCGGGATTGCAACCGGGCGATGTGGTCACCGACATCGATGGCAAGACGATCCGCAGTGGCACGCAATTGCGAAACTATGTCGCCAGCCGCAAACCGGGATCGACGATCAACATGACCGTCAATCGGAACGGCAACGAGGTTGACATCTCGGTCAAGCTAGGCGAGCTGAACGAAGACGCGATCGCCCTGTTCAGCGACGGCGGAACTCTGGGCGTGACCGTCCAGCCGCTGACGTCGGACACCGCCAAACGCTACGGCTACGACGCCGATGAAGAAGGGTTGCTGGTGACGGGTGTCGAAGACGGCAGTGCAGCCGCCGAACACGGCATCCAGCCGGGCGACATCATCAAAAAGGCCAACGGCGAAGACGTCCGCAGCGACAAGGACCTTGAAAAAGCCGCCGCAGCGGCGCGACAATCGGGCCAGTCCTTGCGGCTGACCGTTCGCCGCGAAAACAGCCTGATGATGATTCCGGTCCCGCTGGACTGA
- a CDS encoding GGDEF domain-containing protein, producing MFQVPWQWMAVAGGAAGLLIAAAGWFGFRAAKTRYASGMFSSEDRDRIRHLLLSLGSWTSEYSGNVSQYQDQLGRLEKAVRDHKASDGSDDRMLILLSQIMNSNDELQSRLEAAERQLDKQTRQIESYLTEARTDGLTGLANRRAFDQKIDELLATYRRGGRAFSLALIDIDRFKSINDTHGHQIGDQVLQHLASSLNHGLPSAIMVARFGGEEFAVLLDVPLKMASEKMNEFRRHFASERIEVGNVSLQVTMSIGVSEPRDDMVVAPLVRRADEALYAAKNTGRNRVYFHDGRHTALLGAPEIVH from the coding sequence ATGTTTCAGGTTCCCTGGCAATGGATGGCCGTCGCCGGCGGCGCGGCAGGATTGTTGATCGCAGCGGCCGGATGGTTCGGGTTTCGCGCCGCGAAAACCCGCTATGCGTCCGGAATGTTCAGCAGCGAGGACCGTGACCGGATCCGACACCTGTTGTTAAGTCTGGGCAGTTGGACCAGCGAGTATTCGGGGAACGTTTCCCAGTACCAAGACCAGTTGGGCCGACTGGAAAAAGCCGTGCGTGATCACAAGGCGTCCGACGGTTCGGACGACCGGATGCTGATCTTGCTAAGCCAAATCATGAACAGCAACGACGAGTTGCAGTCGCGGTTGGAAGCGGCCGAGCGACAACTGGATAAACAAACACGACAAATCGAAAGCTATCTGACCGAAGCGCGGACCGACGGGTTGACCGGGTTGGCCAATCGTCGTGCCTTTGATCAGAAAATCGACGAACTGCTGGCGACCTATCGTCGTGGCGGCCGCGCGTTTTCGCTGGCGTTGATTGATATCGATCGTTTCAAGTCGATCAATGACACCCACGGGCACCAAATCGGTGATCAGGTGCTGCAGCACTTGGCCAGCAGCCTGAATCACGGTTTGCCATCGGCCATCATGGTGGCGCGGTTCGGCGGCGAAGAGTTCGCGGTGCTGTTGGACGTGCCGCTGAAGATGGCATCGGAAAAGATGAACGAGTTCCGAAGGCATTTCGCGTCGGAACGAATCGAAGTGGGCAACGTTTCGCTGCAGGTGACCATGAGCATCGGTGTCAGCGAGCCACGCGACGACATGGTGGTCGCACCGTTGGTTCGCCGAGCCGACGAAGCGTTGTATGCCGCCAAGAACACGGGCCGCAATCGTGTCTATTTCCACGACGGCCGTCACACCGCGTTGCTGGGCGCGCCGGAAATCGTTCACTGA
- the glgC gene encoding glucose-1-phosphate adenylyltransferase has translation MRDTLTVILAGGRGSRLEPLTRDRAKPAVPFGGLYRIVDFVLSNCLNSGMRRMLLLTQYKAQSLDRHIHLAWRNYFCRELGEFIDVVPPQQRIDDNWYQGTADAVYQNIYAIEREQPEDVVVLAGDHIYKMNYKTMVDFHRDRDADITIGALRVRCEDAKQFGVMQVDPDGQLMGFQEKPDQPIPTPEDPDVCLASMGIYVFKARYLYERLCDDATQPDSAHDFGKNIIPDAISNSRVFAFPFLDENRKDSVTPHAGADAYWRDVGTIDAYYEANMDLIGVDPQLNLYDQAWPMRSFQPMLPPPKFVFGSEGHSSRKGEALDSIVCQGAIISGGRVARSIIGAGCRVNSYASVEDSILFDHVDVGRHCKLRRVIVDKGVSIPQGTEIGFDPAADAARGFTVTESGLVVIARGEVIPAETMV, from the coding sequence ATGCGAGACACTCTGACGGTGATATTGGCGGGCGGTCGTGGATCGCGACTGGAACCGCTGACCCGAGACCGGGCAAAGCCGGCGGTGCCGTTCGGCGGTCTGTACCGAATCGTCGACTTTGTGCTTAGCAATTGTCTGAACAGTGGCATGCGTCGAATGCTGTTGTTGACGCAATACAAGGCCCAGTCGCTGGACCGTCACATTCACTTGGCATGGCGGAACTACTTTTGCCGTGAACTGGGTGAATTCATCGACGTCGTTCCGCCCCAACAGCGGATCGATGACAACTGGTACCAGGGAACGGCCGACGCCGTTTACCAGAACATCTATGCGATCGAACGCGAGCAACCCGAAGATGTGGTCGTGCTGGCGGGTGATCACATTTACAAGATGAATTACAAGACGATGGTGGATTTCCATCGTGATCGCGATGCCGACATCACGATCGGCGCGTTGCGAGTGCGGTGTGAAGACGCCAAGCAGTTTGGCGTCATGCAAGTCGATCCTGATGGCCAGCTGATGGGGTTTCAAGAGAAGCCCGATCAGCCGATCCCCACGCCGGAGGATCCCGACGTGTGTTTGGCGTCGATGGGGATCTATGTCTTCAAAGCGAGGTACTTGTACGAGCGATTGTGCGACGACGCGACCCAGCCCGACAGCGCGCACGATTTCGGCAAGAACATCATTCCGGATGCGATCAGCAACAGCCGCGTGTTTGCGTTTCCGTTTCTGGATGAAAATCGCAAAGACAGCGTCACGCCGCACGCCGGGGCCGACGCGTATTGGCGGGACGTCGGCACGATCGATGCCTACTACGAAGCGAACATGGATCTGATTGGTGTCGACCCGCAGTTGAATCTGTACGACCAGGCTTGGCCGATGCGTTCGTTCCAGCCGATGTTGCCACCGCCAAAGTTCGTCTTCGGCAGCGAAGGCCACAGTTCACGCAAAGGCGAAGCCCTGGATTCGATCGTCTGTCAGGGGGCGATCATCAGCGGTGGTCGCGTCGCACGCAGCATCATCGGGGCCGGATGCCGGGTGAATAGCTACGCCAGCGTCGAAGACAGCATTCTGTTTGATCACGTGGACGTCGGACGACACTGCAAGTTGCGACGCGTGATTGTCGATAAAGGGGTCAGTATCCCGCAGGGAACCGAAATCGGTTTCGATCCGGCCGCTGATGCCGCACGCGGGTTCACGGTGACCGAAAGCGGATTGGTGGTCATCGCCAGGGGCGAAGTGATTCCCGCAGAAACGATGGTCTGA
- a CDS encoding Kelch repeat-containing protein has translation MKLNHKPAPFALFGCCLFVAALHGFDVVSAESPWQWETVQAEGQPTARHEAALAAYDGKVFLIGGRRINPVDVFDPAIRRWTAMSPTPMELHHFQAVVVGDVIYLMGAMTGRYPGETPLERVVAYYPKEDEFRFLHPIPTARRRGGAGAVYYNGKIYLVGGITNGHIDGFQPWLDSYDPETGDWETLPDAPHARDHFQAVVCNDRLYAIGGRTTHQREKNVFGLTVDQADVFDFETMSWLPPDQCPNLPTPRAGNMAMTWGDQVLVGGGESGDQKSAHDEVEAWDTDQQRWSDWPSMNRGRHGSGFVEVDGFLYTASGSGNRGGGPELTSIERLRLP, from the coding sequence ATGAAATTGAATCACAAGCCGGCACCATTCGCGTTGTTCGGGTGCTGTTTGTTTGTCGCGGCATTGCACGGCTTCGATGTCGTGAGTGCGGAATCACCCTGGCAATGGGAAACCGTCCAGGCGGAAGGTCAGCCGACGGCGCGTCACGAAGCCGCATTGGCCGCCTATGACGGCAAAGTGTTTTTGATCGGTGGTCGGCGGATCAATCCGGTCGACGTTTTCGATCCTGCGATCCGTCGTTGGACGGCAATGTCACCCACGCCGATGGAATTGCATCACTTCCAAGCGGTCGTGGTCGGTGATGTGATCTACTTGATGGGGGCGATGACGGGGCGCTATCCCGGTGAAACGCCGCTGGAACGCGTGGTCGCCTATTACCCGAAAGAAGATGAGTTTCGGTTTCTGCATCCAATCCCTACCGCGCGACGACGCGGCGGTGCCGGAGCGGTCTATTACAACGGGAAAATCTATTTGGTCGGCGGGATCACCAACGGTCACATTGACGGTTTTCAGCCCTGGCTGGACAGCTACGATCCGGAAACGGGCGATTGGGAAACGCTGCCCGACGCACCCCACGCACGGGATCATTTTCAAGCAGTCGTCTGTAACGATCGGCTGTATGCGATCGGTGGCCGGACGACTCATCAACGGGAAAAGAACGTCTTCGGTTTGACCGTCGATCAAGCGGATGTGTTTGATTTCGAAACGATGTCTTGGCTGCCGCCGGATCAATGTCCCAATTTGCCGACACCGCGTGCGGGCAACATGGCGATGACTTGGGGCGATCAGGTCTTGGTCGGTGGTGGCGAGAGTGGTGACCAAAAATCGGCGCACGACGAAGTCGAAGCTTGGGATACCGACCAACAGAGATGGTCGGATTGGCCGTCGATGAACCGTGGGCGTCACGGCAGCGGCTTTGTCGAAGTCGACGGTTTCTTATACACCGCGTCGGGCAGCGGAAATCGTGGCGGCGGTCCGGAGTTAACGTCGATTGAACGGCTGCGCTTGCCCTGA
- the mutL gene encoding DNA mismatch repair endonuclease MutL, producing MTSIATTPPIIRQLPPNLVNQIAAGEVIERPASVVKELLENSIDAGAKRVELTIQGGGSELIRISDDGCGIADAQMPLAVTSHATSKLPDDEMLFHVGTLGFRGEALASIASVSQMTIRSRPADADIGSELNVRGGVIEGPAPCGCPTGTVIEVKNLFFNTPVRHKFLKTTQTERGHITEAFTRLALANPNVHFVYRQGEKLLHDLPPTVRWADRIAAFFGAEIAESLIPVHSDDSAIGIDGFVCDPSVSRGNNRMQYLFLNGRHIRDRSLQHALGEAYRGMLMVGRQPICFLRLTMPPSMIDVNVHPTKQEVRFTDGGRVYSRLLQTLRHHFLTSNLTQRVGPPAPVEPQALPNSGSESVMGMSVKAVDQQRQSVINWAQTGQDSTSTPGPIPDFRPFPSGGASTGLPSSPTVNGPIETPVQDEATETQSSTDDVAPWDGDDPSTPVQLPPDTTEAGAASPTVSYLGSQVHNRYLVTQDEKGMVVIDQHALHERVLYERVCQKVLHSGQRLEAQRLLVPETIALTPGEHAAALEVQETLAQIGLEIEDFGGDTIAIHSYPAMLPKRPPGEMLHVVLESLLGAGKQPDPKDLLNHLLATIACKAAVKAGDPLTSEEITSLLEQRDLYHETHHCPHGRPTALFFSLDELDRMFGRLGPRGRS from the coding sequence ATGACATCCATCGCCACAACGCCACCGATCATCCGTCAGTTGCCACCGAATTTGGTCAACCAAATCGCGGCGGGCGAGGTGATCGAACGCCCCGCATCGGTCGTCAAGGAACTGCTGGAAAATAGCATCGATGCGGGCGCCAAACGGGTCGAACTGACCATCCAAGGCGGCGGCAGTGAACTGATCCGAATCAGCGACGATGGATGTGGTATCGCCGATGCGCAAATGCCACTGGCGGTGACCAGCCATGCGACTAGCAAATTGCCGGACGATGAAATGCTGTTTCATGTCGGCACGCTGGGTTTCCGTGGCGAAGCACTGGCGTCGATTGCCAGCGTGTCGCAAATGACGATCCGCAGCCGTCCCGCCGACGCCGACATCGGCAGCGAATTGAACGTCCGCGGCGGCGTGATCGAAGGCCCGGCCCCCTGTGGTTGCCCGACCGGCACGGTGATCGAAGTCAAAAACCTGTTCTTCAATACCCCCGTGCGTCACAAGTTCTTAAAAACGACGCAAACCGAACGGGGACACATCACCGAAGCGTTCACGCGGTTGGCCCTTGCCAACCCCAACGTCCATTTCGTCTATCGGCAAGGCGAAAAACTGTTACACGACCTGCCACCGACGGTTCGCTGGGCAGACCGGATTGCGGCATTCTTTGGTGCCGAGATTGCCGAATCACTGATTCCGGTCCACAGCGACGATTCAGCCATCGGTATCGACGGGTTCGTTTGTGATCCGTCGGTCAGCCGCGGCAACAATCGGATGCAGTACCTGTTTCTAAACGGTCGACACATCCGCGACCGTTCGTTGCAACACGCCCTGGGTGAAGCCTATCGAGGCATGTTGATGGTTGGACGCCAGCCGATCTGCTTCCTGCGGTTGACCATGCCGCCGTCGATGATCGATGTCAACGTCCACCCGACCAAGCAGGAAGTGAGGTTCACCGATGGCGGACGCGTTTACAGTCGTCTGCTACAAACGCTTCGCCACCATTTCTTGACCAGCAATCTGACCCAACGCGTGGGCCCACCCGCACCGGTTGAACCACAGGCGCTGCCCAACAGCGGCAGCGAATCCGTGATGGGCATGTCGGTCAAAGCAGTGGACCAGCAACGTCAATCCGTCATCAATTGGGCACAAACGGGCCAAGATTCCACCAGCACCCCGGGCCCGATCCCGGACTTTCGTCCGTTTCCATCTGGCGGCGCGTCGACCGGATTGCCAAGCAGTCCGACCGTCAACGGCCCCATCGAAACTCCGGTGCAAGATGAAGCAACGGAAACACAATCGTCCACGGACGACGTTGCCCCGTGGGATGGTGACGATCCCAGCACTCCGGTGCAATTGCCACCCGATACGACCGAAGCGGGCGCCGCGTCACCAACGGTCAGCTATCTGGGTTCCCAGGTGCACAATCGGTACTTGGTCACGCAAGACGAAAAGGGCATGGTCGTCATCGATCAGCACGCCCTTCACGAACGGGTGTTGTACGAACGGGTGTGCCAGAAAGTCTTGCACAGCGGACAACGGTTGGAAGCCCAACGTTTGCTGGTCCCCGAAACCATTGCCCTGACTCCCGGTGAACATGCCGCGGCGTTGGAAGTTCAGGAAACGCTAGCACAGATCGGTCTGGAAATCGAAGACTTCGGCGGCGACACGATCGCAATCCATTCCTATCCGGCAATGTTGCCCAAACGCCCGCCGGGCGAAATGCTGCACGTCGTCTTGGAATCACTGCTGGGTGCCGGAAAGCAACCCGACCCCAAAGACCTGCTGAACCACCTGTTGGCGACCATCGCATGCAAAGCCGCGGTGAAAGCCGGAGATCCATTGACCAGCGAAGAAATCACCAGCCTGCTGGAACAACGCGACCTGTACCACGAAACCCATCATTGCCCCCACGGACGACCCACCGCGTTGTTCTTTAGTCTGGACGAACTGGATCGCATGTTCGGGCGACTGGGCCCCCGCGGCCGAAGCTAA